One Procambarus clarkii isolate CNS0578487 chromosome 15, FALCON_Pclarkii_2.0, whole genome shotgun sequence DNA segment encodes these proteins:
- the LOC138365100 gene encoding prismalin-14-like isoform X2, with translation MQESRRGVLMLLLMLSLLFITSEANKRGSLFWSQSGYYPYYDVYGSFGGYGGYGGYGGYGGYGGGYGSGGGYGGGFGGRGGYGGYYPYYPNIFWK, from the exons ATG CAGGAGAGTCGTCGCGgagtgctgatgctgctgctgatgctgagtCTGCTCTTCATCACGTCTGAGGCGAATAAACGAGGAAGTCTCTTCTGGTCTCAGTCAGGATATTATCCTTATTATGACGTCTACGGGAGCTTCGGCGGCTACGGGGGCTATGGCGGCTACGGCGGCTACGGCGGCTATGGAGGCGGCTACGGCAGTGGGGGCGGCTATGGAGGCGGCTTCGGCGGCCGCGGCGGCTACGGCGGCTACTACCCAT ATTATCCAAACATCTTTTGGAAGTAG
- the LOC138365100 gene encoding prismalin-14-like isoform X3: protein MESRRGVLMLLLMLSLLFITSEANKRGSLFWSQSGYYPYYDVYGSFGGYGGYGGYGGYGGYGGGYGSGGGYGGGFGGRGGYGGYYPYYPNIFWK from the exons ATG GAGAGTCGTCGCGgagtgctgatgctgctgctgatgctgagtCTGCTCTTCATCACGTCTGAGGCGAATAAACGAGGAAGTCTCTTCTGGTCTCAGTCAGGATATTATCCTTATTATGACGTCTACGGGAGCTTCGGCGGCTACGGGGGCTATGGCGGCTACGGCGGCTACGGCGGCTATGGAGGCGGCTACGGCAGTGGGGGCGGCTATGGAGGCGGCTTCGGCGGCCGCGGCGGCTACGGCGGCTACTACCCAT ATTATCCAAACATCTTTTGGAAGTAG
- the LOC138365100 gene encoding uncharacterized protein isoform X1, which yields MCVLQQESRRGVLMLLLMLSLLFITSEANKRGSLFWSQSGYYPYYDVYGSFGGYGGYGGYGGYGGYGGGYGSGGGYGGGFGGRGGYGGYYPYYPNIFWK from the exons ATG TGTGTCCTCCAGCAGGAGAGTCGTCGCGgagtgctgatgctgctgctgatgctgagtCTGCTCTTCATCACGTCTGAGGCGAATAAACGAGGAAGTCTCTTCTGGTCTCAGTCAGGATATTATCCTTATTATGACGTCTACGGGAGCTTCGGCGGCTACGGGGGCTATGGCGGCTACGGCGGCTACGGCGGCTATGGAGGCGGCTACGGCAGTGGGGGCGGCTATGGAGGCGGCTTCGGCGGCCGCGGCGGCTACGGCGGCTACTACCCAT ATTATCCAAACATCTTTTGGAAGTAG